A portion of the Candidatus Polarisedimenticolaceae bacterium genome contains these proteins:
- a CDS encoding NAD+ synthase, with amino-acid sequence MNVAPEPDLTIDPEASCRILEGFLASEIRRTGARRAVFGLSGGLDSAVVAHLAVRALGPAAVTPVLLPYRSSSAASVHDAEKIVAQLGVVAERVDISPIVDGFLATTPSPGRLRLGNAMARARMIVLYDRSAELGALVVGTSNKTELLLGYGTLHGDLASALNPLGDLYKTQVRQLAAWLDVPASIRRKPPSADLWPDQSDEDELGFSYGDVDQVLALLVDGRLGRDAIVKRGWDRKFVDRVERLLVRMQFKRRPPVIAKVSTRSLGWDFRYPRDWRT; translated from the coding sequence ATGAACGTCGCTCCCGAGCCCGACCTCACGATCGACCCCGAGGCGAGCTGCCGGATCCTCGAGGGATTCCTGGCGTCGGAGATCCGGCGGACGGGGGCTCGCCGCGCGGTGTTCGGCCTCTCGGGGGGGCTCGACTCCGCCGTGGTGGCGCACCTCGCCGTGCGGGCGCTCGGCCCCGCCGCGGTCACCCCGGTGCTCCTCCCCTACCGGAGCAGCAGCGCCGCATCCGTCCACGACGCCGAGAAGATCGTCGCGCAGCTCGGCGTGGTCGCGGAACGCGTGGACATCTCGCCGATCGTCGACGGATTCCTCGCGACCACCCCCTCCCCCGGAAGGCTGAGGCTCGGAAACGCGATGGCGCGCGCGCGCATGATCGTGCTCTACGACCGGTCGGCGGAGCTCGGCGCGCTCGTCGTGGGGACGAGCAACAAGACGGAGCTCCTCCTCGGATACGGGACGCTGCACGGGGACCTCGCGAGCGCCCTCAATCCGCTAGGGGACCTCTACAAGACGCAGGTCCGACAGCTCGCCGCCTGGCTCGACGTGCCCGCGTCCATCCGTCGGAAGCCCCCTTCCGCCGACCTCTGGCCCGACCAGTCGGACGAGGACGAGCTGGGGTTCTCCTACGGGGACGTCGATCAGGTGCTCGCGCTCCTCGTGGACGGGCGTCTCGGCCGCGACGCGATCGTGAAGCGCGGCTGGGACCGGAAGTTCGTGGACCGTGTCGAGCGTCTGCTGGTCCGGATGCAGTTCAAACGCCGCCCGCCGGTCATCGCGAAGGTGTCGACCCGCTCCCTGGGGTGGGACTTCCGCTACCCGAGGGACTGGCGAACGTGA
- the rsmI gene encoding 16S rRNA (cytidine(1402)-2'-O)-methyltransferase encodes MSGTLHVVATPIGNLDDLSPRAVETLRRCAKVACEDTRRTGGLLARFGVETPMLSLHKFNEAERIEAILGLLAEGREVALVSDGGTPGISDPGAWLVRAAIEAGHRVSPVPGPSAVAALLSAAGLPADRYVFDGFLPPREGERRRRLRELRAETRTVVVFEAPHRLRDALRDVAEVFGGRTIVLGRELTKIHETILRASASELLARLGDGDILGEVVLAIAGHEVLGDGPSGEDESAARIRAVWSAACAATADRRASLKAAAKELGLKRAELQRRLAELGER; translated from the coding sequence TTGAGCGGCACGTTGCACGTGGTGGCCACCCCGATCGGGAATCTGGACGATCTGTCCCCCAGGGCCGTCGAGACCCTGCGGCGGTGCGCGAAGGTCGCCTGCGAGGACACGCGCCGCACCGGCGGCCTCCTGGCGCGGTTCGGCGTGGAGACGCCGATGCTCTCCCTGCACAAGTTCAACGAGGCGGAGCGCATCGAAGCGATCCTCGGGCTGCTCGCGGAAGGGCGGGAGGTGGCGCTGGTCTCCGACGGCGGCACGCCGGGAATCTCGGATCCCGGTGCGTGGCTCGTGCGCGCCGCGATCGAAGCCGGACACCGCGTCTCGCCGGTCCCCGGCCCCTCCGCCGTCGCCGCGCTCCTCTCCGCGGCGGGCCTTCCCGCCGACCGCTACGTCTTCGACGGGTTCCTCCCCCCCCGGGAAGGGGAGCGCCGGCGCCGGCTCCGCGAGTTGCGAGCGGAAACGCGAACGGTCGTGGTGTTCGAAGCGCCCCACCGCCTCCGCGACGCGCTTCGCGACGTCGCGGAGGTCTTCGGTGGACGAACGATCGTCCTCGGGCGGGAGCTGACGAAGATCCACGAGACGATCCTGCGGGCGAGCGCGTCCGAGCTTCTGGCGAGGCTGGGGGACGGCGACATCCTCGGGGAGGTCGTCCTCGCGATCGCGGGCCACGAGGTGCTCGGCGACGGCCCTTCGGGCGAGGACGAATCGGCCGCCCGGATCCGTGCCGTCTGGTCCGCCGCGTGCGCCGCGACGGCCGACCGTCGTGCGTCGCTGAAGGCGGCCGCGAAGGAACTCGGGCTCAAGCGCGCCGAACTGCAGCGCCGGCTCGCCGAGCTCGGCGAGCGCTGA
- the smpB gene encoding SsrA-binding protein SmpB produces the protein MTAARDRSKEKEEPTLARNRSASHEYHLLDRWEAGIVLSGPEVKSARAGQVNLKGAYARVRDGEIFLLDAHFSPYEQAPASTLDPTRDRKLLLHAHEIRKIEKAVADEGTTLVPLRLYARGGRIKVELALGRGKKGPDKRDAIRERDVKREMDRERGARRVK, from the coding sequence ATGACCGCCGCCCGGGACCGCTCGAAGGAGAAGGAGGAGCCCACCCTCGCCCGGAACCGTTCGGCCTCCCACGAGTACCACCTGCTCGACCGCTGGGAGGCCGGGATCGTGCTGAGCGGCCCGGAGGTGAAGTCGGCGCGGGCGGGACAGGTCAATCTCAAGGGGGCCTACGCCCGGGTGCGCGACGGCGAGATCTTCCTCCTGGATGCGCATTTCAGCCCCTACGAGCAGGCCCCCGCCTCGACGCTCGACCCCACGCGGGACCGCAAGCTCCTCCTGCATGCGCACGAGATCCGCAAGATCGAGAAGGCCGTCGCCGACGAGGGCACGACCCTCGTGCCCCTGCGCCTCTACGCCAGAGGCGGGCGCATCAAGGTCGAGCTCGCGCTCGGGAGAGGGAAGAAGGGACCGGACAAGAGGGACGCGATCCGGGAGCGCGACGTCAAGCGGGAGATGGATCGGGAGCGGGGCGCCCGTCGCGTGAAGTGA
- a CDS encoding ATP-binding cassette domain-containing protein yields MDHAVAIRDVVKTFGEHRAVDGVSFDIPRGSTFGLIGPNGAGKTTTIRMILDIIRPDSGEVRVLGKSHGDGVRRHVGYLPEERGLYRKMKVLDMLEFAGTLRGARPPAARKEASEWLEKLELQGWAQKKVEELSKGMQQKVQFIGAVLGKPELLILDEPFSGMDPVNQNTFKNAILELRRSGATVLFSTHQMETAERLCDSIALIDKGALVLYGPLAEVKAGFGKNSVLLEFEGDATFLGRTPGVSSIDDYGRWVEIRLETGADPQAILRAAAERLRILKFEIVAPTLHNIFIEKVGAQKDTVLERVGDA; encoded by the coding sequence ATGGACCACGCCGTCGCCATCCGCGACGTCGTCAAGACGTTCGGTGAGCACCGCGCCGTCGACGGGGTGTCGTTCGACATCCCCCGGGGCTCGACGTTCGGCCTGATCGGGCCCAACGGCGCCGGAAAGACGACGACGATCCGCATGATCCTGGACATCATCCGCCCCGACTCGGGGGAGGTTCGCGTACTCGGCAAGAGCCACGGCGACGGCGTCCGCCGTCATGTGGGTTACCTCCCCGAGGAGCGCGGGCTCTACCGCAAGATGAAGGTCCTCGACATGCTCGAGTTCGCGGGGACCCTTCGCGGCGCCCGGCCCCCGGCCGCCCGGAAGGAAGCCTCCGAGTGGCTCGAGAAGCTCGAGCTCCAGGGGTGGGCGCAGAAGAAGGTCGAGGAGCTCTCGAAGGGGATGCAGCAGAAGGTGCAGTTCATCGGCGCCGTGCTCGGAAAGCCGGAGCTGCTCATCCTCGACGAGCCGTTCTCGGGGATGGACCCGGTGAACCAGAACACCTTCAAGAACGCGATCCTCGAGCTTCGGCGGTCGGGCGCGACCGTCCTGTTCTCCACCCACCAGATGGAGACCGCGGAGCGACTCTGCGACTCCATCGCGTTGATCGACAAGGGAGCGCTCGTCCTCTACGGGCCGCTCGCGGAGGTCAAGGCGGGTTTCGGCAAGAACTCGGTGCTCCTGGAGTTCGAGGGAGACGCCACCTTCCTCGGCAGGACCCCTGGAGTCTCGAGCATCGACGATTACGGCCGCTGGGTCGAGATCCGCCTCGAGACGGGGGCCGATCCCCAGGCGATCCTGCGCGCCGCCGCGGAGCGCCTGCGCATCCTGAAGTTCGAGATCGTCGCGCCGACGCTGCACAACATCTTCATCGAGAAGGTCGGCGCGCAGAAGGACACGGTCCTCGAGAGGGTCGGCGATGCATAA
- a CDS encoding ABC transporter permease gives MIVRREYRERVRKPSFWIGTLLFPTLMIGMIFAQLGFAMLESQETLRIALVDQTGRLHAAADLALADNKLKNGERQYELLQESVEGGAEAAFQRLRPKVLSGELFGVLTVGENIDADDNVHYYTKNVGNADATRDLERALSRALLELRIERASLSVTPDQIAKLTKRVEAQTVQVSEEGESRRGFFSAYFSTFIFVLLLYMSLLIYGIMMLQGVLEEKSSRIMEVLLGSVSPTELMTGKILGIGAVGLTQVLLYALTAGAARAWILARGAGGDMQGFVEGFSPLKLVFFVLFFVLGYFLYVSLFAAIGSVCNSMEEAQNLQTPVVMCLVIPMIATFLLLKQPDSTASIVFSLIPMFTPMVMFMRIMVLTPPWWQIALSLVLMVGTIWLVFRGVAKVFRIGVLMYGKRPTIPEIFRWARS, from the coding sequence ATGATCGTCCGCCGCGAGTACCGCGAGCGGGTCCGCAAGCCCTCATTCTGGATCGGCACCCTCCTCTTCCCGACCCTGATGATCGGGATGATCTTCGCCCAGCTCGGGTTCGCGATGCTCGAGTCGCAGGAGACGCTGCGCATCGCCCTCGTGGACCAGACGGGCCGCCTTCACGCCGCGGCGGACCTCGCTCTGGCCGACAACAAGCTGAAGAACGGCGAGCGTCAGTACGAGCTTCTGCAGGAGTCGGTGGAGGGCGGCGCGGAAGCCGCGTTCCAGCGCTTGCGCCCCAAGGTCCTCAGCGGCGAGCTGTTCGGCGTCCTGACGGTCGGCGAGAACATCGACGCCGACGACAACGTGCACTACTACACCAAGAACGTCGGCAACGCCGACGCGACGAGGGACCTCGAACGGGCGCTGTCCCGGGCGTTGCTGGAGCTGCGCATCGAGCGAGCCTCGTTGAGCGTGACCCCGGACCAGATCGCCAAGCTCACCAAACGCGTCGAGGCCCAGACCGTGCAGGTCTCCGAGGAGGGGGAATCCAGACGAGGCTTCTTCTCGGCCTATTTTTCCACCTTCATTTTCGTTCTGCTCCTCTACATGTCGCTCCTGATCTACGGGATCATGATGCTGCAGGGCGTCCTCGAGGAGAAGTCGAGCCGCATCATGGAGGTCCTGCTCGGATCGGTTTCCCCGACCGAGCTGATGACCGGGAAGATCCTCGGGATCGGCGCCGTCGGGCTCACGCAGGTCCTCCTTTACGCGCTGACGGCGGGTGCCGCCCGCGCATGGATCCTGGCGCGCGGAGCCGGCGGCGACATGCAGGGCTTCGTGGAGGGTTTCAGCCCCCTCAAGCTCGTCTTCTTCGTGTTGTTCTTCGTCCTGGGCTACTTCCTCTACGTCTCGCTGTTCGCGGCCATCGGTTCCGTCTGCAACTCGATGGAGGAGGCGCAGAACCTCCAGACTCCCGTCGTGATGTGCCTCGTGATTCCGATGATCGCCACGTTCCTGCTGCTCAAGCAGCCGGACTCGACGGCGTCGATCGTGTTCTCCCTGATCCCGATGTTCACCCCGATGGTCATGTTCATGCGGATCATGGTCCTGACCCCGCCGTGGTGGCAGATCGCGCTCTCGCTCGTGCTCATGGTGGGAACGATCTGGCTGGTCTTCCGCGGCGTCGCGAAGGTCTTCCGCATCGGCGTGCTGATGTACGGGAAGCGCCCGACGATCCCGGAGATCTTCCGCTGGGCGCGAAGCTGA
- a CDS encoding DNA topoisomerase VI subunit B has product MSTKTRTVRARSPQAALFGGGAVAEAPLAPAPPRPSRTARTAENADSMAARQRDISIAEFFTKNRHLLGFDNPQKALLTAVKEAVDNSLDACEEAGILPDLDVEIHEISESRYRIAIEDNGPGIVRQQIPKIFGKLLYGSKFHRLKQQRGQQGIGISAAGMYGVLTTGKPVRVISRVGRNKPAHLFEIAIDTQKNAPVVHKDVEIDWLREHGTRVEIEIEAVYKKGRRSVDDYVEQTALANPHVRLKYVAPKEEPRIYDRVTQELPVESKEIKPHPYGIELGILLKMLKETEGRTVRAALQSDFSRVSLSVADEICSVAGVSPDTKPAKLSPAQVEAVFRSIPKVKIMAPPTACLSPIGEDLLEKGLATRVQADFVTAVTRPPAVYRGNPFQVEVGLAYGGGLPGDELIEVFRFANRVPLQYQQSACAIFKSGLAVDWKNYGLQQSKGALPTGPMILFVHIASVWVPFTSESKEAVASYPEIVKELRLALMEAGRRLGSFVRHRRRVADEEKKRSYIEKYIPHIGDALQQILGFNDAHKKRTIEDLKTILERTRKL; this is encoded by the coding sequence ATGTCGACCAAAACACGCACCGTCCGCGCGCGCTCCCCGCAGGCCGCCCTTTTCGGCGGCGGCGCCGTCGCCGAGGCCCCCCTCGCGCCCGCTCCCCCTCGCCCGTCCCGAACCGCGCGCACCGCCGAGAACGCAGACTCGATGGCGGCCCGGCAGCGGGACATCTCGATCGCCGAGTTCTTCACGAAGAACCGCCACCTCCTCGGGTTCGACAACCCGCAGAAGGCGCTCCTCACGGCGGTGAAGGAGGCCGTGGACAACTCGCTCGACGCCTGCGAGGAGGCGGGGATCCTCCCCGACCTCGACGTCGAGATCCACGAGATCAGCGAGAGCCGATACCGCATCGCGATCGAGGACAACGGCCCGGGAATCGTGCGCCAGCAGATCCCGAAGATCTTCGGCAAGCTCCTCTACGGCTCGAAGTTCCATCGCCTCAAGCAGCAGCGCGGCCAGCAGGGGATCGGGATCTCGGCCGCGGGCATGTACGGGGTGCTCACGACCGGGAAACCCGTGCGGGTGATCTCGCGCGTCGGGAGGAACAAGCCCGCCCATCTCTTCGAGATCGCGATCGACACGCAGAAGAACGCTCCCGTTGTCCACAAGGACGTCGAGATCGACTGGCTGAGGGAGCACGGCACGCGCGTGGAGATCGAGATCGAAGCGGTCTACAAGAAAGGCCGCCGCTCGGTCGACGACTACGTCGAGCAGACCGCGCTCGCGAACCCGCACGTGCGCCTGAAATACGTCGCCCCGAAGGAGGAGCCGCGGATCTACGACCGGGTCACGCAGGAGCTGCCGGTCGAATCGAAGGAGATCAAGCCGCATCCCTACGGGATCGAGCTCGGGATTCTCCTCAAGATGCTCAAGGAGACCGAAGGCAGGACGGTCCGCGCCGCGCTCCAGAGCGATTTCTCGCGCGTGAGCCTCTCGGTCGCCGACGAGATCTGCTCGGTTGCCGGAGTCTCCCCGGACACGAAGCCCGCGAAGCTCTCCCCCGCGCAGGTGGAGGCGGTATTCCGCTCGATCCCCAAGGTCAAGATCATGGCGCCGCCGACGGCGTGCCTCTCCCCCATCGGCGAGGACCTCCTGGAAAAGGGCCTCGCGACGCGCGTGCAGGCCGACTTCGTCACCGCGGTCACGCGGCCTCCCGCCGTCTACCGCGGGAACCCGTTCCAGGTGGAGGTCGGGCTGGCCTACGGCGGGGGGCTCCCCGGCGACGAGCTGATCGAGGTCTTCCGCTTCGCGAACCGCGTCCCGCTCCAGTACCAGCAGTCCGCCTGCGCGATCTTCAAGTCGGGCCTCGCCGTCGACTGGAAGAACTACGGCCTGCAGCAGTCGAAGGGAGCGCTCCCGACCGGCCCGATGATCCTCTTCGTGCACATCGCGTCGGTGTGGGTGCCGTTCACGTCGGAATCGAAGGAGGCGGTCGCCTCGTACCCCGAGATCGTCAAGGAGTTGCGGCTGGCGCTGATGGAGGCCGGCCGGCGCCTGGGCTCGTTCGTTCGCCATCGCCGCCGGGTCGCCGACGAGGAAAAGAAGCGCTCCTACATCGAGAAGTACATCCCGCACATCGGGGACGCGCTCCAGCAGATCCTCGGCTTCAACGACGCGCACAAGAAGCGCACGATCGAGGACCTGAAGACGATCCTCGAGCGCACGCGGAAGCTGTAG
- a CDS encoding ABC-F family ATP-binding cassette domain-containing protein, whose product MIQLAGIQRRHGPRVLFDGLTWLIPRAARLGFVGPNGAGKTTLLRILAGQETPDAGEVHRAGTVTVGYLPQEVETFADGSVLATVLDGFGELRRIEEELESLERRMASLGPGDPDLARATASYGDARHRFEAMGGDEVEAKARAILTGLGVPPDRFHEPLARLSGGWRMRVVLARLLLGRPDLLLLDEPTNHLDLEAIAWLEGFLETYEGAFVVVSHDRYFLNRMVSGIVELERGKLTHWPGNYDAYLEERAAREERLEEGAKRQAKEIARVERFIERFRYKASKAKQVQSRIKALEKVERIAAPSGVSQIRFGFPPAPRSGDIAVRVEGVAKAFGDRVVYRDANLLLRRGDRVALVGPNGAGKSTLLKLLAGRLQPDAGIADLGHNVIPQYYAQHQLDALDPKATVLEEIEKAASEDTRTRLRSILGRFLFSGDDVDKLVGVLSGGEKARVALAKMLIRPSNLLLLDEPTNHLDLRSREVLEEALDEFGGTLVVVSHDRYFINRIATSIAACGNGTIDLYPGDYDTFLERPTAAPEGAEDGAGGAKRDRDAERDAKRLEAEERNRRYREKKAAEAKLAPVEGEIAKLEARLKELEASQTDPAVYESPEKAKAVGREKAEVESKLSRLYDEWERVAGGLL is encoded by the coding sequence GTGATCCAGCTCGCCGGCATCCAGCGACGGCACGGGCCCCGCGTCCTCTTCGACGGGTTGACGTGGCTGATCCCGCGCGCCGCGCGCCTGGGATTCGTCGGCCCCAACGGCGCCGGAAAGACCACCCTGCTGCGGATCCTCGCGGGTCAGGAGACCCCCGACGCGGGGGAGGTCCACCGGGCCGGCACCGTCACCGTCGGTTATCTCCCACAGGAGGTCGAGACTTTCGCGGACGGCAGCGTGCTCGCCACGGTGCTCGACGGATTCGGAGAGCTGCGTCGCATCGAGGAGGAGCTCGAATCGCTCGAGCGACGGATGGCCTCTCTCGGGCCGGGGGATCCCGATCTCGCGCGCGCGACGGCGTCCTACGGCGACGCGCGCCACCGATTCGAGGCGATGGGAGGCGACGAGGTCGAAGCGAAGGCGCGGGCGATCCTCACCGGGCTCGGTGTCCCTCCGGATCGCTTCCACGAGCCGCTCGCGCGCCTGTCCGGCGGGTGGCGGATGCGCGTCGTGCTCGCCCGATTGCTGCTCGGCCGCCCCGATCTCCTCCTCCTCGACGAGCCGACGAACCACCTCGATCTCGAGGCGATCGCCTGGCTCGAGGGGTTCCTCGAGACGTACGAGGGGGCGTTCGTCGTCGTTTCCCACGACCGCTACTTCCTCAACCGGATGGTCTCGGGGATCGTGGAGCTCGAGCGGGGGAAGCTCACGCACTGGCCCGGGAACTACGACGCCTATCTCGAGGAGCGCGCCGCGCGCGAGGAGCGCCTCGAGGAAGGGGCCAAGCGGCAGGCGAAGGAGATCGCACGCGTCGAGCGCTTCATCGAGCGTTTCCGATACAAGGCCTCGAAGGCCAAGCAGGTGCAGTCCCGGATCAAGGCGCTCGAGAAAGTCGAGCGCATCGCGGCGCCGAGCGGGGTCTCGCAGATCCGGTTCGGATTCCCGCCCGCGCCTCGCTCGGGGGACATCGCCGTCCGCGTCGAGGGGGTGGCCAAGGCGTTCGGCGACCGCGTGGTCTACCGCGACGCGAACCTGCTGCTCCGCCGGGGTGACCGCGTGGCGCTCGTCGGGCCGAACGGGGCGGGGAAGTCCACGCTCCTCAAGCTGCTCGCGGGGCGCCTGCAGCCCGACGCCGGCATCGCGGACCTCGGTCACAACGTCATCCCCCAGTACTACGCGCAGCACCAGCTCGACGCGCTCGACCCGAAGGCCACGGTGCTCGAGGAGATCGAGAAGGCCGCCTCCGAGGACACGCGGACCCGGTTGCGCTCGATCCTCGGCCGCTTCCTCTTCTCGGGCGACGACGTGGACAAGCTCGTCGGCGTGTTGTCGGGGGGGGAGAAGGCGCGGGTCGCGCTCGCGAAGATGCTGATCCGCCCGTCGAACCTTCTCCTCCTCGACGAGCCGACCAACCATCTCGATCTGCGCAGCCGCGAGGTCCTCGAGGAGGCGCTCGACGAGTTCGGCGGCACGCTCGTGGTCGTCTCTCACGACCGCTACTTCATCAACCGAATCGCGACGTCGATCGCCGCCTGCGGGAACGGGACGATCGATCTCTACCCCGGGGACTACGACACCTTCCTGGAACGTCCGACGGCCGCACCGGAGGGCGCGGAAGACGGCGCGGGGGGCGCGAAGCGCGACCGCGACGCGGAGCGCGACGCGAAGCGGCTCGAGGCGGAGGAGCGCAACCGGCGCTACCGCGAGAAGAAGGCCGCCGAGGCGAAGCTCGCCCCGGTCGAAGGGGAGATCGCGAAGCTGGAGGCGCGCCTGAAGGAGCTCGAGGCGTCCCAGACGGATCCCGCGGTCTACGAGAGCCCGGAGAAGGCGAAGGCCGTGGGGCGCGAGAAGGCCGAGGTCGAGTCCAAGCTCTCCCGCCTCTACGACGAATGGGAGCGCGTGGCGGGAGGGCTCTTGTGA
- a CDS encoding phosphatidylserine/phosphatidylglycerophosphate/cardiolipin synthase family protein, with translation MPDSPFRRVRALLARPGVLWRLRRLRALEDWTGARIAYGNRVEVFHRGRDAFDSIERAIAAAHRGIAIEMYTWADDRLGRRVAEAVAERVRAGVPAFVILDAFGSLGSTGIERILTAAGAEVVWYHPLLPWTQRWFPNRRDHRKLVLVDGEVVFAGGMNVAEPYSDEFAGASAWRDLSVRVEGPAVRDALRLFLGTWARAGGDLQGPAGLAVASPDRGRAGVQFVGGRGLLGRRKLRHSHLATLAQARRRVLVANAYFVPEAPLRRQLVRAARAGVRVDLLLPGATDVPLVRWASRATYGALLEAGIRIREHRGPVLHAKAAVFDDEIVVTGSANLDYRSYRHNLEVSVSVFDREAARVASEGLERDFDAAESIELAVWRARGTAERLRERVATLLRYWL, from the coding sequence ATGCCCGATTCCCCCTTCCGGCGCGTCCGAGCGCTGCTCGCCCGCCCCGGGGTCCTCTGGCGCCTCCGGCGCCTGAGGGCCCTCGAGGACTGGACGGGCGCGCGCATCGCGTACGGCAATCGCGTGGAGGTCTTCCACCGGGGTCGTGACGCCTTCGACTCCATCGAGCGCGCGATCGCGGCGGCGCATCGCGGGATCGCCATCGAGATGTACACGTGGGCCGACGACCGACTCGGGCGACGGGTCGCGGAGGCCGTCGCCGAACGCGTTCGCGCCGGAGTGCCTGCGTTCGTGATCCTCGACGCCTTCGGCAGTCTCGGGAGCACGGGCATCGAGCGGATTCTGACCGCTGCGGGCGCCGAAGTGGTCTGGTACCACCCGCTCCTCCCCTGGACGCAGCGGTGGTTTCCCAATCGCCGCGATCATCGCAAGCTCGTGCTCGTCGACGGCGAGGTCGTCTTCGCCGGCGGGATGAACGTCGCGGAGCCCTACTCCGACGAGTTCGCGGGGGCTTCCGCCTGGCGGGACCTCTCCGTGCGCGTCGAGGGCCCTGCGGTTCGCGATGCCCTGAGGCTGTTCCTGGGCACCTGGGCTCGCGCGGGAGGGGACCTGCAGGGGCCCGCGGGGCTCGCGGTGGCCTCCCCGGATCGCGGCCGAGCGGGCGTGCAGTTCGTGGGAGGGCGCGGACTTCTCGGACGCCGGAAGCTCCGGCACAGCCACCTCGCCACCCTCGCCCAGGCCCGGCGACGCGTGCTCGTGGCCAACGCGTACTTCGTTCCCGAGGCGCCGCTGCGCCGCCAACTGGTGCGGGCGGCTCGAGCGGGGGTTCGCGTGGATCTGCTCCTCCCGGGGGCCACCGACGTCCCGCTCGTGCGGTGGGCGAGTCGCGCGACGTACGGGGCGCTGCTCGAGGCCGGGATCCGCATTCGCGAGCACCGAGGGCCGGTCCTCCACGCGAAGGCCGCGGTGTTCGACGACGAGATCGTCGTGACCGGCTCGGCGAACCTCGACTACCGCTCCTACCGGCACAACCTCGAGGTCTCGGTCAGCGTCTTCGACCGGGAGGCGGCGCGCGTCGCGAGTGAGGGGCTCGAGCGGGATTTCGACGCGGCGGAGTCGATCGAGCTCGCGGTGTGGCGCGCGCGGGGCACCGCGGAGCGGCTCCGGGAGCGCGTGGCGACGCTGCTACGGTACTGGCTGTGA
- a CDS encoding DUF362 domain-containing protein, with protein MKSQVAALRVAPETILEQIDRLCGLAGMERTLARGATTILKDNISWHFPFPGANTTPWQLEGTIRALRARGLRDLTCVQNQTVVTDAFKGEDLNRYVPILERYGVPILYNFRESDMKWMEFRPKRKLHVLDSIFPEGIRIPEYFPGKNIVHLPTVKCHIYTTTTGAMKNAFGGLLHNHRHYTHSWIHRTLVDLLAIQQEIHPGIFAVMDGTTAGNGPGPRTMFPEIKNVMLASSDQTAIDAVAAKMMGFDPMSIEYIRVAHEDGLGVGDPRDIEIVGDADLGNESWGFRVGDNGASLVGDLLWFSPLKRFQKLFFRTPLVHAFIFGSEAYHDYYRWPLKDRKTFESWRDSTAWGGLFQKYERGPLGDPEGPRPTATASGA; from the coding sequence ATGAAGAGCCAAGTCGCGGCGCTGCGCGTCGCCCCGGAGACGATCCTCGAGCAGATCGATCGCCTGTGCGGCCTCGCCGGCATGGAACGGACGCTCGCGCGCGGGGCCACGACGATCCTCAAGGACAACATCTCGTGGCACTTCCCTTTCCCGGGCGCGAACACGACGCCCTGGCAACTCGAGGGAACGATCCGTGCGTTGCGCGCTCGCGGGCTTCGTGACCTGACGTGCGTGCAGAACCAGACGGTCGTCACCGACGCGTTCAAGGGGGAGGACCTCAACCGTTACGTCCCGATCCTCGAGCGGTACGGCGTCCCGATCCTCTACAACTTCCGCGAGTCGGACATGAAGTGGATGGAGTTCCGGCCGAAGCGGAAGCTGCACGTCCTCGACTCGATCTTCCCCGAGGGAATCCGGATCCCGGAGTACTTTCCCGGCAAGAACATCGTCCATCTCCCGACGGTGAAGTGTCACATCTACACGACGACGACGGGCGCGATGAAGAACGCCTTCGGCGGCCTGCTCCACAATCATCGCCACTACACGCACTCGTGGATCCACCGGACGCTCGTCGACCTGCTGGCCATCCAGCAGGAGATCCACCCGGGGATCTTCGCGGTGATGGACGGGACGACCGCGGGGAACGGCCCGGGGCCGCGCACGATGTTCCCCGAGATCAAGAACGTCATGCTCGCCTCGTCCGACCAGACGGCGATCGACGCGGTGGCGGCGAAGATGATGGGCTTCGACCCGATGTCCATCGAGTACATCCGGGTCGCGCACGAGGACGGCCTGGGCGTCGGCGATCCGAGAGACATCGAGATCGTCGGCGACGCGGACCTCGGGAACGAGTCCTGGGGTTTCCGCGTCGGCGACAACGGGGCGAGCCTCGTCGGCGACCTGCTCTGGTTCTCCCCGCTCAAGCGATTCCAGAAGCTGTTCTTCCGGACCCCGCTCGTGCACGCGTTCATCTTCGGCTCCGAGGCGTACCACGATTACTACCGGTGGCCGTTGAAGGACCGGAAGACCTTCGAGTCGTGGCGGGACTCGACGGCTTGGGGCGGCTTGTTCCAGAAGTACGAGCGGGGTCCCCTCGGCGACCCCGAAGGCCCGCGCCCCACCGCGACGGCTTCCGGAGCCTGA